Proteins from a genomic interval of Trichoderma breve strain T069 chromosome 2, whole genome shotgun sequence:
- a CDS encoding CDP-alcohol phosphatidyltransferase domain-containing protein, protein MSSNTLPLHQGDITSTRGGGNMAPNTKQAVAECISDDALIHLKSYKYSSVDKSPVSKYILGPWWNAFVEVLPLWLAPNMVTLLGFFFILFNVALMVIYMPDLVGPAPSWLYFSFAFGLFMYQTMDNVDGKQARRTGTSSGLGELFDHGIDSLNCTLASLLETAAMGLGTSPSGIFTALIPCLPMFFSTWETYHTHTLYLGFFNGPTEGLLIACGIMIVSGIYGPDVFTKPLAHIWGDHLEGVAHLIGDVSFRDIWVGMLIFLLVTCHIPFCVLNVTRARQAKGLPVLPVFMEWIPMAVFTICTGAWVFSPYSSLMSDNHLVLFCFTMSFVFGRLTTKMILAHLTRQPFPYWTVMLTPLVGGAVLANLPRIGFPQISPQLELFYMWAYFLFSVVVYFRWAYLVITSICNFLGIQALTIPKEKQMANKMAARAATKLH, encoded by the exons ATGTCCAGCAACACGCTGCCATTGCATCAGGGCGATATTACCTCAACACGAGGTGGTGGTAATATGGCTCCTAACACAA AGCAGGCTGTGGCCGAGTGCATCTCGGATGATGCCCTGATCCATCTCAAGTCGTACAAATATTCGAGCGTCGATAAATCACCGGTATCGAAATACATCCTGGGTCCATGG TGGAATGCCTTCGTCGAAGTATTGCCGCTATGGCTCGCCCCCAACATGGTCACCCTTCTGgggttcttcttcattctcttcaacGTCGCGTTGATGGTCATCTACATGCCCGATTTGGTGGGACCG GCACCGTCATGGCTGTACTTTAGCTTTGCATTCGGACTCTTCATGTACCAGACGATGGACAATGTCGACGGAAAGCAGGCCAGAAGAACCGGAACCTCGAGCGGCTTGGGCGAGCTCTTCGACCACGGCATCGACTCGCTCAACTGCACACTCGCCAGTTTGCTCGAAACGGCCGCCATGGGGCTGGGCACGTCGCCTTCCGGCATCTTCACTGCGCTTATCCCTTGCCTCCCCATGTTCTTCTCGACGTGGGAGACGTACCACACGCACACGCTGtatcttggcttcttcaatgGTCCGACTGAAGGCCTCCTTATTGCCTGCGGTATCATGATCGTCTCTGGAATCTACGGGCCAGACGTTTTCACGAAGCCTCTGGCACATATCTGGGGCGACCACCTGGAGGGCGTGGCTCACCTCATTGGAGATGTCTCTTTCCGGGATATCTGGGTTGGCATGCTGATTTTCCTGCTGGTTACCTGCCACATCCCCTTTTGCGTCCTGAACGTTACCCGTGCGCGCCAAGCAAAGGGCCTCCCTGTTCTCCCTGTGTTTATGGAGTGGATCCCAATGgccgtcttcaccatctGCACCGGTGCCTGGGTGTTTTCTCCATACAGCTCGCTCATGAGTGACAACCACCTTGTCCTATTTTGCTTCACCATGTCCTTTGTTTTCGGACGACTGACGACCAAGATGATTCTTGCGCACTTGACCCGCCAGCCGTTCCCGTACTGGACTGTCATGCTGACTCCGCTGGTCGGCGGTGCTGTTCTTGCGAACCTTCCTCGAATCGGTTTCCCCCAGATTAGCCCCCAGCTGGAACTGTTTTACATGTGGGCCTATTTCCTCTTTTCGGTGGTGGTCTACTTCCGCTGGGCCTACTTGGTGATCACCAGCATCTGCAACTTTCTGGGCATCCAAGCTCTCACTATtcccaaggagaagcagatgGCCAACAAGATGGCTGCTCGAGCCGCCACCAAGCTGCACTAA